The Leishmania donovani BPK282A1 complete genome, chromosome 9 genome includes a region encoding these proteins:
- a CDS encoding elongation factor-1 gamma, which produces MTANLVRGWFQRMEHVRKYAFGVALIIGEDAAHELVSFWVFRGKGMPEIVSEVVDTELFEWEEIKDVQAEKEKITDYLCWEGPTIPRPVLEGRCFK; this is translated from the coding sequence ATGACGGCCAACCTTGTGCGCGGCTGGTTCCAGCGCATGGAGCACGTGCGCAAGTACGCCTTCGGCGTCGCGCTTATCAtcggcgaggacgcggcgcacGAGCTGGTGAGCTTCTGGGTGTTCCGCGGCAAGGGCATGCCAGAGATCGTGAGCGAAGTGGTGGACACGGAGTTGTTCGAGTGGGAGGAGATCAAGGACGTGcaggcggagaaggaaaagatCACGGACTACCTGTGCTGGGAGGGCCCGACGATCCCGCGCCCAGTGCTGGAGGGTCGCTGCTTCAAGTAA
- a CDS encoding elongation factor-1 gamma yields the protein MAALSHARIIPPHTHTHSFSGLLYIPSQASPKKVDSAPKQQHAEPMMTYKLLAPLHPESARAQKIMVAAAYANVDVELKVCQYGQENETPEFARNCSPCMRFPSMQTEEGYLFESNAIMRHIARVEKSGAKLYGATPFESSQVDMWLDFASSELDAHNMPYLMETFAGIPAAESAMATLEESLAGLELWLETRTFLVGERMTVADISVAFALQWVYRMNVKHGEELTKKYRNAYRLYNTVMQQPKTVEVLKQWGATFGPAKAPKKAAEAKPKAEKKPKEAVEDEEEQSAKEEKKANPLDALPPSSFVLDAYKREYSNTDTRTVAAPYFFEHYDTEGYTCFWARYKYNEDNKKQFMTANLVRGWFQRMEHVRKYAFGVALIIGEDAAHELVSFWVFRGKGMPEIVSEVVDTELFEWEEIKDVQAEKEKITDYLCWEGPTIPRPVLEGRCFK from the coding sequence atggcagctctctctcacgcacgcatcatccccccacacacacacacacactcgttCAGCGGCCTCCTCTACATCCCCTCTCAAGCCTCCCCGAAGAAAGTGGATAGCGCACCCAAGCAGCAACACGCAGAGCCAATGATGACCTACAAGctcctcgcccccctccatccggagagcgcacgcgcccaGAAGATAATGGTGGCCGCCGCGTACGCCAACGTCGACGTCGAGCTCAAGGTGTGCCAGTACGGCCAGGAGAACGAGACACCCGAGTTTGCGCGCAACTGCAGCCCGTGCATGCGCTTCCCCTCCATGCAGACGGAGGAGGGCTACCTCTTCGAGTCCAACGCCATCATGCGCCACATCGCCCGTgtggagaagagcggcgcgaAGCTTTACGGCGCCACACCCTTCGAGAGCAGCCAGGTCGACATGTGGCTTGACTTCGCCTCCAGCGAGCTCGATGCGCACAACATGCCGTACCTGATGGAGACCTTCGCCGGCATTCCGGCCGCGGAGAGCGCCATGGCGACCCTGGAGGAGAGCCTTGCGGGTCTGGAGCTGTGGCTGGAGACCCGCACCTTCCTCGTCGGCGAGCGCATGACCGTGGCCGACATCTCCGTCGCCTTTGCGCTGCAGTGGGTGTACCGCATGAACGTGAAGCACGGCGAGGAGCTGACGAAGAAGTACCGCAACGCGTACCGCCTGTACAACACGGTGATGCAGCAGCCCAAgacggtggaggtgctgaagcAGTGGGGCGCGACGTTCGGCCCGGCGAAGGCGCCGAAGAAggccgcggaggcgaagcccaaggcggagaagaagccgaaggaggcggtggaggacgaggaggagcagtcggcgaaggaggagaagaaagcGAACCCGCtggacgcgctgccgccgagcagCTTCGTGCTGGACGCCTACAAGCGCGAGTACAGCAACACCGACACCcgcacggtggcggcgccgtacTTCTTCGAGCACTACGACACGGAGGGCTACACGTGCTTCTGGGCGCGCTACAAGTACAACGAGGATAACAAGAAGCAGTTCATGACGGCCAACCTTGTGCGCGGCTGGTTCCAGCGCATGGAGCACGTGCGCAAGTACGCCTTCGGCGTCGCGCTTATCAtcggcgaggacgcggcgcacGAGCTGGTGAGCTTCTGGGTGTTCCGCGGCAAGGGCATGCCAGAGATCGTGAGCGAAGTGGTGGACACGGAGTTGTTCGAGTGGGAGGAGATCAAGGACGTGcaggcggagaaggaaaagatCACGGACTACCTGTGCTGGGAGGGCCCGACGATCCCGCGCCCAGTGCTGGAGGGTCGCTGCTTCAAGTAA